The following proteins are co-located in the Hevea brasiliensis isolate MT/VB/25A 57/8 chromosome 11, ASM3005281v1, whole genome shotgun sequence genome:
- the LOC110659288 gene encoding transcription factor KUA1 isoform X2, whose protein sequence is MGRKCSHCGNIGHNSRTCTNFRGTVVGGLRLFGVQLDQSSSSIAMKKSFSMECLSSSSSPSSSSLCSSRVSVDDNPDRTSTGYLSDGLIGPIQERKKEEEHRTFLIGLERLGKGDWRGISRNYVTTRTPTQVASHAQKYFLRLASLNNKKRRSSLFDMVGSSHQANYNTCNSKLCDPVPSHQYLKPTSSQHDTILPPLLVGLNSYDNNQETDYPHQLASCHHSLPLPKPSNRSKSTSSNVAHVDLELTLAGPTPLEGDKPSPSSFLISIRAT, encoded by the exons ATGGGCAGGAAGTGCTCACATTGCGGGAACATAGGCCATAATTCAAGGACCTGCACCAATTTCAGAGGCACTGTTGTTGGTGGACTTAGGCTATTTGGAGTGCAActtgaccaatcttcttcttctATTGCCATGAAAAAGAGTTTTAGCATGGAGTGTTTGTCCTCTTCTTCTTCTccgtcttcttcttctttgtgTTCTTCTCGAGTTTCCGTCGATGATAATCCCGATAGAACATCCACTGGTTATCTGTCAGATGGACTCATCGGCCCAATCCAGGAAAGAAAGAAGG AAGAGGAGCACCGAACATTTCTAATCGGCCTTGAGAGGCTAGGAAAAGGAGACTGGAGAGGCATCTCCAGAAACTATGTGACTACGAGAACTCCAACCCAAGTTGCTAGTCATGCTCAAAAGTACTTTCTTCGCCTTGCTAGCCTCAACAATAAGAAACGGCGTTCGAGCCTCTTCGACATG GTTGGGAGCAGCCATCAAGCTAATTATAATACTTGCAACTCCAAGCTCTGTGATCCTGTTCCTAGTCATCAATATTTGAAGCCAACAAGCTCTCAACATGACACCATTCTGCCTCCTCTTCTGGTAGGCCTTAACTCCTATGATAATAATCAAGAAACTGACTATCCTCATCAATTAGCTTCTTGCCACCATTCGTTACCTCTGCCAAAACCTTCAAACAGATCAAAATCAACATCTTCAAATGTAGCACACGTTGATCTGGAGCTCACTCTCGCTGGTCCAACTCCTCTGGAAGGAGATAAACCTTCCCCAAGTTCCTTCCTTATCTCCATAAGAGCTACCTAA
- the LOC110659288 gene encoding transcription factor MYBS3 isoform X1 yields MGRKCSHCGNIGHNSRTCTNFRGTVVGGLRLFGVQLDQSSSSIAMKKSFSMECLSSSSSPSSSSLCSSRVSVDDNPDRTSTGYLSDGLIGPIQERKKGVPWTEEEHRTFLIGLERLGKGDWRGISRNYVTTRTPTQVASHAQKYFLRLASLNNKKRRSSLFDMVGSSHQANYNTCNSKLCDPVPSHQYLKPTSSQHDTILPPLLVGLNSYDNNQETDYPHQLASCHHSLPLPKPSNRSKSTSSNVAHVDLELTLAGPTPLEGDKPSPSSFLISIRAT; encoded by the exons ATGGGCAGGAAGTGCTCACATTGCGGGAACATAGGCCATAATTCAAGGACCTGCACCAATTTCAGAGGCACTGTTGTTGGTGGACTTAGGCTATTTGGAGTGCAActtgaccaatcttcttcttctATTGCCATGAAAAAGAGTTTTAGCATGGAGTGTTTGTCCTCTTCTTCTTCTccgtcttcttcttctttgtgTTCTTCTCGAGTTTCCGTCGATGATAATCCCGATAGAACATCCACTGGTTATCTGTCAGATGGACTCATCGGCCCAATCCAGGAAAGAAAGAAGG GAGTTCCATGGACAGAAGAGGAGCACCGAACATTTCTAATCGGCCTTGAGAGGCTAGGAAAAGGAGACTGGAGAGGCATCTCCAGAAACTATGTGACTACGAGAACTCCAACCCAAGTTGCTAGTCATGCTCAAAAGTACTTTCTTCGCCTTGCTAGCCTCAACAATAAGAAACGGCGTTCGAGCCTCTTCGACATG GTTGGGAGCAGCCATCAAGCTAATTATAATACTTGCAACTCCAAGCTCTGTGATCCTGTTCCTAGTCATCAATATTTGAAGCCAACAAGCTCTCAACATGACACCATTCTGCCTCCTCTTCTGGTAGGCCTTAACTCCTATGATAATAATCAAGAAACTGACTATCCTCATCAATTAGCTTCTTGCCACCATTCGTTACCTCTGCCAAAACCTTCAAACAGATCAAAATCAACATCTTCAAATGTAGCACACGTTGATCTGGAGCTCACTCTCGCTGGTCCAACTCCTCTGGAAGGAGATAAACCTTCCCCAAGTTCCTTCCTTATCTCCATAAGAGCTACCTAA